A single region of the Bacteroides luhongzhouii genome encodes:
- a CDS encoding SusE domain-containing protein gives MKNKILFTAIAFLTLALGVFTSCEKVKEFESVSVTPVPKLYEPVEDRYAVIEDVSNLYFEWEKAQAEDNSVVYYDILFDKLDGDFSNPIYIYQADGNGLNTGATITKKGLNRIARLAGAKSEEEATVKWTVRSNRGMNFALAQESRTITLLRMAGLEDLDDGERLYIGGAGSEQGQRVKMIETKESTVYYEIYTKLEAGEPFYFYTRLQANSDRIISIKEDGKSIEETAGDEALPYTVDKAGVYRIKLDFKNKKISFEEINKVAIRNSWTNVRGIFSYTEKGVWELMNYNVQLQKTDWGFDERYKIEFTVDGKQEDWGQIQEKFFDNRPSIDRAGYRDMAPTDNGQWNGSQFKFPEELCDRNNLSKYFTDVTISMTAEKNYTHDFTNINTGD, from the coding sequence ATGAAAAACAAAATATTATTTACGGCCATAGCATTCCTTACATTAGCATTAGGAGTATTCACAAGTTGTGAAAAAGTGAAAGAATTTGAGAGTGTATCTGTCACTCCAGTTCCTAAATTATATGAACCGGTTGAAGACAGATATGCAGTAATAGAAGATGTATCAAACCTGTACTTTGAATGGGAGAAAGCCCAAGCAGAAGATAACAGCGTAGTTTATTACGATATATTATTCGACAAACTTGACGGGGACTTTTCTAACCCTATATATATTTATCAGGCAGACGGCAACGGTTTAAATACCGGAGCTACCATTACGAAAAAAGGCTTGAATAGAATAGCCCGGCTTGCAGGTGCAAAGTCGGAAGAAGAAGCAACCGTAAAGTGGACCGTACGCTCAAACAGGGGAATGAATTTCGCTTTGGCTCAAGAATCAAGAACAATCACCTTGCTCCGTATGGCAGGTCTCGAAGATTTGGATGATGGAGAGAGATTGTACATTGGTGGAGCAGGTTCGGAACAGGGACAGCGTGTGAAGATGATAGAGACCAAAGAATCGACCGTTTATTACGAGATATATACAAAACTGGAGGCCGGCGAACCATTCTATTTCTACACCAGATTACAAGCTAACTCTGACAGGATCATATCAATAAAAGAAGATGGAAAATCGATTGAAGAAACTGCCGGAGACGAAGCGCTTCCTTATACAGTAGATAAAGCTGGAGTCTACCGTATTAAACTTGACTTCAAGAATAAAAAGATCTCTTTCGAAGAGATAAATAAGGTAGCTATACGTAATTCATGGACAAATGTCCGTGGCATTTTTAGTTATACCGAGAAAGGTGTTTGGGAACTCATGAACTATAATGTACAATTACAGAAGACCGACTGGGGCTTTGACGAACGTTATAAGATTGAATTTACTGTAGACGGGAAACAAGAAGACTGGGGACAAATACAAGAGAAGTTCTTTGATAACAGACCTAGCATAGACAGAGCCGGATACCGTGATATGGCTCCAACCGATAATGGACAATGGAACGGTAGCCAATTCAAATTCCCGGAAGAACTTTGCGACAGAAATAATCTCAGCAAATATTTCACAGATGTTACAATATCTATGACTGCTGAGAAAAATTACACTCACGACTTTACTAATATAAATACAGGTGACTAA